AGTCAAATAGCGAGGGAGCATTTGGAACGGTTTCTAAAGCAATTAAAGGCTTGGGGAGTTGTTTCAAGGATCTATTTTGATAGCAGCTTACTTTATCAAAGGTAAACATCGAGGTTTTTTGCACTTTAGGGTTATCAATATAGGGGGTTTGCTTAGCGAAGTAAATGGGGCCTAAGCGAAATGCTTCTACTGTTCGAATAATGCTACCCACATTAAAAGCAGAGCGAATGTTATCTAGGTAAACCCCTATTTGTAAAAAAGGGATATCAGAATCGATATCTGATTTCTGATGAGATGCAAACAGATTGTGTTCTTGCCAAGATTGACCTATTTGCGCTAAGTGAAAATGATAACGATCACAGAGCGCTTTGATATCTTGCAAATCAAGTAAGGGCAATTCCAGCCAGGATTCTATGCGGCGGTAGAGCGTATCTTTAGCTTTAAGATGATAATAGCGTAAAGTACGCGCTGCCCAGGTGTGGCGCATTTTTACAGATAGCTTAAGAAACTCTGTTTCTGTATAGCTTAAAGCTCTATTTAGTTGCTCTAGCTGCAAGATATCCCTCTAAGTTTCCTTCAAATACACATGGTTTTGCAGTTTCAAATGCGATGATTTTATTGGTTGCATTGTTCAATAGATCACGGTCATGGCTAGCAACAATGACTGTGCCTTTGAAATCCTCTAATGCCCAAGATAGGGCAGATACCGCTTCTAAATCTAAATGGTTATTTGGCTCATCTAGTAGTAAAACATTATAGTTGCACAACATAATACCACCTAAGATTAACCTAGCGGTTTCTCCCCCTGATAGATGTGCGATTGATTTAAAAGCATCATCTCCGGAAAAAAGCATTTTCCCTAAGATGCTACGTATATCTTGATCGTTGACTCCTTCTCTTCTATTTTTGAGCCAATCAAAGGCTGTCATATTACTTTTCTTATCGATTACTTCAGAATGATTTTGGGGGAAATAACCAATTTGAACTTGATGTCCTACTTCAATAAAGCCGCTATCTAGGGGTAGTATTCCTGCTAAGAGCTTGATGAGTGTGGTTTTCCCTTTACCGTTATTTCCAATCAATCCAATTTTATCTCCTCGACTGACTTCAAAATTGAGGAGGTTGAAAACAAGAGTCTCATCATAGGATTTAGAGATATCTTTGACTTTGAAAACCGTTTGCCCAGAGACTTTTTCAGGGGGATAAAAACGAATATAGGGGCGTTGAATATTGGATTTTTTTAACTCTTGAGGCTCTAATCGTTCGATTTCTCGTAGACGAGATTGTACTTGACTAGCGCGTGTTCCTGCGCTAAAGCGTGCAACGAACTCTTTGAGTTGGGCTGCCTTTTTCTCTTTTGATTTGTTTTCTAACTCTGTTTTTTCCCGGAGCGATGTTTTTGCAACTAACATATCGTTATAATTACCAGGATAGATAATGATGGTTTCATAATCTAAGTCAGCAATCTGTGTTGTTACCGCATTTAAGAAATGGCGATCGTGACTTACAACAATCAGGACCCCATTGTAATTGTGTAGAAATCTCTCTAGCCAACCGATCGATTCTAAATCGAGGTGGTTGGTTGGTTCGTCTAATAAAAGAGCTTCTGGACTGCCAAATAATGCTTGGCAGAGCAAAACTCGAAACTGTCTATCCGAGGGAAGAGAATGCATTTTTTTATGATGCCATTCAGGGGGAATACCTATGCCATTTAAGAATACTTCTGCATCGGATTCCGCACTATACCCATCTTCTTCTGCAATGATTTCTTCTAATTCACCTAAACGAATTCCAATCGCATCGGTTATTTCCAATTCATAAAGAGCATCTCTTTCCGACAAGGCTTCTGCAAGGCGTTTATTGCCCGTGATTACCACATCAATTACTTTCATCTCGCTAAACTGTGCAATATTTTGTTTGAGAAATCCCACTTTCCTAGGTAATGTTACAGATCCAGAAGAGGGCTCGTCTATTCCTAAAATAATATTAAACAAAGTAGACTTGCCAGCCCCATTTGGACCGGTAAGTCCATAGCGGCAGCCTGAGTTAAAGGTAATCGTTACATCTTCAAAAAGAGTTCGGGCGCCTATTTTTTTAGAAATATCTCGTAGTGTAATCATAATTTTAGCCTATTTCAGAAAATTGCCTCGTATTCTAGCATAGATAGAAAAGGAGAACAAGCGTTATGGCTGAATTAAGCTTTTCCAAAGCATGTGCGCTTTTTTTGCATTATCTATCCACTGCAAAACAGGTCTCTCAGCATACATTGCGTAACTACAGTATTGATATGCAAGAGTTTGAGCATTTTTTTCAAAATATAATTTTACTTATGCCAGAGTTAGATATAAAAAAAAATGCCTCTTCTTTTTTAATGCAGAAGGTAGATAAAAAGGCGATTCGTAGCTATTTAGCATTTTTAGCAGAAAAACAGCTCTCTAAAAAAACGATTCATCGCAGATTGTCTTGCTTGCGTTCTTTTTTTACCTATTTAGTAAAACACAAGAAGCTAGAAACAAATCCTCTAACTGAGCTTGCTACTCCAAAATTAGAAAAAAAAATCCCTACTTCTTTGAGTTATCAACAAATAGAGCAACTACTAGCACAACCTAATACAAAGACCTATTTAGGCTATAGAGATCGATGCATTATGGAGTTGTTCTATAGTAGCGGGTTGCGTTTGAGTGAGTTAATCGGGTTAAATAGACAGGATGTAAATATACAAGGTTTATTGATCAAAGTTCGTGGCAAAGGGAAAAAAGAAAGAGTAGTTCCTATTACTCAAACCGCAGCTCATTGGCTAGATAACTATATAAACCATTCTCTTCGAGATCAAGATAGCTCTTCTCATCGAAGAGAGGAAGACCCTCAAGCTGTTTTTTTAAATAAGTGGGGTAAAAGATTGAGTTCTCGTTCCATCGATCGTCATTTTACGCAATACCTCAAAGCAAGCGGTTTAGCAGCTACCATTACACCTCATACCATTCGGCATACCATTGCAACACATTGGCTAGAAAAGGGGATGGATTTAAAAACCATTCAAATGTTGCTTGGACATAATAGTTTGGCTACCACCACGATTTATACACAAGTTTCTTCTCGTTTGAAGAGAGAAGTGTATGATAAAGCACATCCTCTAGCACAAGAAAAGACGGGAAAGCATTAAGCCGGATTCTGTCGTTGAGCAATCATTCATCTAGGAGGTCTGTTGCCAAACCCCTCAAGCGATTTTATTCTAATGAGCTCTGCGGAAAAACAGATTGTTCATAAAAACAACGCTCATTACTTTCTTGCTTCAGATAGGGTTTATCTCACCTCTCATCTCTGAGAGTGGGGCTA
This is a stretch of genomic DNA from Candidatus Rhabdochlamydia oedothoracis. It encodes these proteins:
- a CDS encoding TrmH family RNA methyltransferase, with the protein product MQLEQLNRALSYTETEFLKLSVKMRHTWAARTLRYYHLKAKDTLYRRIESWLELPLLDLQDIKALCDRYHFHLAQIGQSWQEHNLFASHQKSDIDSDIPFLQIGVYLDNIRSAFNVGSIIRTVEAFRLGPIYFAKQTPYIDNPKVQKTSMFTFDKVSCYQNRSLKQLPKPLIALETVPNAPSLFDFTFPKEFTLLLGNEEYGLSDRALSMADQALQIPLYGFKQSLNVASAFAIVAAVISNQQRRKSCFIR
- a CDS encoding ABC-F family ATP-binding cassette domain-containing protein, giving the protein MMITLRDISKKIGARTLFEDVTITFNSGCRYGLTGPNGAGKSTLFNIILGIDEPSSGSVTLPRKVGFLKQNIAQFSEMKVIDVVITGNKRLAEALSERDALYELEITDAIGIRLGELEEIIAEEDGYSAESDAEVFLNGIGIPPEWHHKKMHSLPSDRQFRVLLCQALFGSPEALLLDEPTNHLDLESIGWLERFLHNYNGVLIVVSHDRHFLNAVTTQIADLDYETIIIYPGNYNDMLVAKTSLREKTELENKSKEKKAAQLKEFVARFSAGTRASQVQSRLREIERLEPQELKKSNIQRPYIRFYPPEKVSGQTVFKVKDISKSYDETLVFNLLNFEVSRGDKIGLIGNNGKGKTTLIKLLAGILPLDSGFIEVGHQVQIGYFPQNHSEVIDKKSNMTAFDWLKNRREGVNDQDIRSILGKMLFSGDDAFKSIAHLSGGETARLILGGIMLCNYNVLLLDEPNNHLDLEAVSALSWALEDFKGTVIVASHDRDLLNNATNKIIAFETAKPCVFEGNLEGYLAARATK